One window of the Nocardia huaxiensis genome contains the following:
- a CDS encoding DUF309 domain-containing protein: protein MAEHAQNDLERDRDDAGRARNARPRDRFGRPLPFGSAGVPRIPDDLDLPPEETLDYAQRLLDDGLAFNAHEVLEAAWKNGPFAERMLWQGLAQFAVGLTHIQRGNPKGARTLLERAKHRIEATDPIPYDIDGPGLIAHADRLLAALAAEKPIDPAELRPGLRIH from the coding sequence ATGGCCGAGCACGCGCAGAACGATCTCGAACGGGACCGAGACGACGCCGGGCGTGCCCGGAATGCCCGACCTCGTGACCGGTTTGGACGACCCCTCCCATTCGGCAGTGCCGGCGTTCCCCGCATTCCCGACGATCTGGACCTCCCGCCCGAAGAGACCCTCGACTATGCCCAGCGGCTGCTCGACGACGGCCTGGCCTTCAACGCTCACGAAGTCCTGGAGGCCGCATGGAAGAACGGCCCATTCGCCGAACGGATGCTGTGGCAGGGTCTCGCACAGTTCGCCGTTGGGCTGACCCACATTCAACGTGGCAATCCGAAGGGCGCGCGCACCCTGCTGGAGCGAGCGAAGCACCGGATCGAGGCCACCGACCCCATCCCCTACGACATCGACGGGCCCGGTTTGATCGCACACGCGGACCGGCTGCTCGCCGCACTGGCCGCGGAAAAGCCCATCGACCCGGCCGAACTCCGTCCCGGCCTGCGCATTCACTGA
- a CDS encoding DUF397 domain-containing protein encodes MKVDLAGAVWRKSKHSGPNGNCVEVAFLTDGNVAVRDSKEHGRGPILAFTPGEWDAFVAGVSDGEFRRA; translated from the coding sequence GTGAAGGTGGATTTGGCAGGCGCCGTTTGGCGTAAGAGCAAACACAGCGGCCCCAATGGCAACTGCGTGGAGGTCGCGTTCCTGACCGACGGAAACGTGGCGGTGCGCGACAGCAAGGAGCACGGCCGCGGCCCGATTCTGGCGTTCACCCCCGGCGAGTGGGACGCCTTCGTCGCGGGCGTATCCGATGGGGAATTCCGGCGCGCGTGA
- a CDS encoding cytochrome b, with protein MATRNRIGDSVARQADEADERYQAAAFLKRSINKVFPTHWSFLLGEIALYSFIVLLLSGVYLTLFFDPSMSEVVYNGSYQPLHGVTMSRAYETALEISFDVRGGLFVRQVHHWAALLFTAAMIVHLCRVFFTGAFRKPREANWVIGGILLIIAMFEGFFGYSLPDDLLSGTGLRAAFAGIPLGTPIIGTWLEWLIFGDEFPGTIILPRLYIAHVLLFPGIMLALIVAHIALVWYQKHTQYPGPGRTERNVIGTRIVPVFSLDQGAYFAFTLGVLAIMGGVLQINPIWNLGPYNPSQVSAGTQPDFYMMWTDGFLRLFPAWELYIFGHTVPGAFSVAVMMPLIFGLLIGYPWIEKRLTGDRVARHNLLQRPRDVPVRTAIGAMALMFYLILTLACVNDIIALQFHISLNATTWFFRIALLLAPPLAYYAAYRLCLGLQRSDRSILEHGVETGVVRRLPHGEYIEVHQPLGGVDEHGHPIPLEYQGAKVPRKMNELGAAGRPGSGTFFRADPPEERDQNAATAREAEHQQLAVLRRAQENGASGNGHHP; from the coding sequence TTCCTGCTCGGTGAGATCGCGCTGTACAGCTTCATCGTGCTGCTGCTGTCCGGCGTCTATCTGACCTTGTTCTTCGACCCCTCCATGTCCGAGGTCGTCTACAACGGGTCCTATCAGCCCCTGCACGGCGTCACCATGTCCCGCGCCTACGAGACCGCGCTGGAGATCTCCTTCGACGTGCGCGGCGGACTCTTCGTGCGCCAGGTACACCATTGGGCCGCACTGCTTTTCACCGCCGCCATGATCGTGCACCTGTGCCGTGTCTTCTTCACCGGCGCGTTCCGCAAACCGCGCGAGGCGAACTGGGTGATCGGCGGAATCCTGCTGATCATCGCCATGTTCGAAGGTTTCTTCGGCTACTCGCTGCCCGATGATCTGCTGTCGGGCACCGGGTTGCGCGCCGCCTTCGCCGGCATTCCGCTGGGCACGCCGATCATCGGAACCTGGCTGGAATGGCTGATATTCGGCGACGAATTCCCCGGCACCATCATCCTGCCGCGGCTCTACATCGCGCACGTGCTGCTGTTCCCGGGCATCATGCTGGCGCTCATCGTCGCGCACATCGCGCTGGTCTGGTACCAGAAGCACACGCAGTACCCGGGGCCCGGACGAACCGAACGCAATGTCATCGGCACCCGCATCGTGCCGGTGTTCTCGCTGGACCAGGGCGCGTACTTCGCGTTCACGCTCGGCGTGCTGGCCATCATGGGCGGCGTATTGCAGATCAATCCGATCTGGAATCTGGGGCCCTACAACCCGTCCCAGGTCTCCGCCGGCACGCAGCCCGACTTCTACATGATGTGGACCGACGGATTCCTGCGCCTGTTCCCGGCCTGGGAGCTCTACATCTTCGGCCACACCGTGCCCGGCGCGTTCTCCGTCGCGGTCATGATGCCGCTGATCTTCGGCCTGCTCATCGGCTATCCGTGGATCGAGAAGCGGCTCACCGGCGACCGCGTGGCCCGGCACAACCTGCTGCAGCGGCCGCGAGATGTGCCCGTGCGCACCGCGATCGGGGCCATGGCGCTCATGTTCTATCTGATTCTCACGCTGGCCTGCGTCAACGACATCATCGCGCTGCAGTTCCACATCTCGCTCAATGCGACCACCTGGTTCTTCCGCATCGCGCTGCTGCTGGCGCCGCCGCTGGCCTACTACGCCGCCTACCGACTGTGTCTGGGATTGCAGCGCAGCGACCGGTCGATTCTGGAGCACGGCGTGGAAACCGGTGTGGTGCGGCGACTTCCGCACGGCGAGTACATCGAGGTGCATCAGCCGCTGGGCGGCGTGGACGAGCACGGGCATCCGATTCCGCTCGAATACCAGGGCGCGAAGGTGCCCCGGAAGATGAACGAGCTCGGCGCGGCCGGGCGGCCCGGCAGCGGGACGTTCTTCCGCGCGGACCCGCCGGAGGAACGCGATCAGAATGCCGCCACCGCACGGGAGGCCGAGCATCAGCAGCTGGCGGTGCTGCGCCGGGCGCAGGAGAACGGCGCTTCCGGCAACGGGCATCACCCCTAG